From a single Opisthocomus hoazin isolate bOpiHoa1 chromosome 6, bOpiHoa1.hap1, whole genome shotgun sequence genomic region:
- the LOC142361804 gene encoding putative C->U-editing enzyme APOBEC-4, giving the protein MNPREKPIFQEYLTNQGTVVKPYCCLRQNHTCASCPYHIRTGEEARVPYAEFQRVFGFPYRSTTTLQSKHLLFYELRSFSGTVVQKGHATDCTEQDNHPESMLFEVGGYLDAVTDVYKNIRCIILYANYSPCNEAYHCCISKIYNFLLKYPEITLCIYFSRLYHTEDGFPTATWNQEALRSLSSLWPRVTLQRLPAGTQHYLLLNFVYGIPGPTLYHPAPPSRTLAGGQNPGQINCLAGTKPCRRKAFPQAMQRKPAVQQNLKAFSSPSPASQQPFQAVKGSLLPPISQSRLVLFPGMFLPFQKEHLYPRPKNIVKHLKMPME; this is encoded by the coding sequence ATGAATCCAAGAGAGAAACCAATTTTCCAAGAATACCTGACAAACCAGGGCACTGTGGTAAAGCCCTATTGCTGTCTGAGACAGAACCACACCTGTGCCAGTTGTCCCTACCACATACGCACGGGTGAAGAAGCCAGAGTCCCTTACGCAGAATTTCAAAGGGTCTTTGGCTTCCCATACAGATCAACGACAACTCTCCAAAGCAAACACCTTCTCTTCTACGAACTGAGGAGTTTCTCGGGCACAGTAGTCCAAAAGGGCCACGCCACAGACTGTACCGAGCAAGACAACCACCCAGAATCTATGCTGTTTGAGGTGGGCGGTTATCTGGATGCAGTTACAGATGTCTATAAAAACATCAGATGCATCATCCTCTACGCAAATTACTCTCCTTGTAACGAGGCTTACCACTGCTGCATAAGTAAAATCTACAATTTCTTGCTGAAGTATCCAGAAATCACGCTCTGCATCTATTTCTCTCGGCTTTATCACACTGAGGACGGCTTCCCCACCGCCACGTGGAACCAGGAGGCTTTACGGAGCCTCTCCAGCCTGTGGCCGCGGGTGACCCTGCAGAGACTGCCTGCGGGAACACAGCATTACCTCCTCCTCAATTTTGTGTATGGCATCCCAGGGCCAACCCTTTATCACCCAGCTCCACCCTCAAGAACCTTAGCAGGTGGACAAAATCCAGGTCAAATTAACTGCTTAGCAGGAACGAAACCTTGTCGCAGGAAAGCCTTCCCACAAGCAATGCAGAGAAAGCCTGCTGTGCAGCAGAACCTAAAGGCTTTTTCTTCCCCGAGCCCGGCCTCCCAGCAGCCTTTTCAAGCGGTGAAAGGCAGCCTGCTACCTCCGATCTCTCAAAGCCGCTTGGTCCTTTTCCCAGGCATGTTTCTGCCCTTTCAGAAGGAACATCTATACCCCAGACCTAAAAATATCGTCAAGCATCTAAAAATGCCGATGGAATAA